Proteins encoded by one window of Phytohabitans houttuyneae:
- a CDS encoding TetR/AcrR family transcriptional regulator — translation MATAPTRRPGRPRPGEPALTRDAILAAALALVDEQGIEALSMRKLAARLQVDPMSIYHHVPNKAALVSGLVHAVFAEMAPFPAAAGPWQERVRAWARAYRDLALAHPNLVLQIVTDAAAASAAAIQVSEPLYAALASAGLEPRAVVHAAGTLVDFVNGYALGASAATPAATGDHLAAMDPAVVPTMHKVHEAVAGKPSGGGFEAGLDIIVRGVAR, via the coding sequence GTGGCAACCGCACCCACCCGCCGCCCCGGCCGGCCCCGCCCGGGCGAGCCCGCCCTCACCCGGGACGCGATCCTGGCGGCCGCCCTGGCCCTCGTCGACGAGCAGGGCATCGAGGCGCTGAGCATGCGCAAGCTGGCCGCCCGCCTCCAGGTCGACCCGATGTCGATCTACCACCACGTGCCCAACAAGGCGGCGCTGGTCTCCGGCCTGGTGCACGCCGTCTTCGCCGAGATGGCGCCCTTCCCGGCCGCTGCCGGCCCGTGGCAGGAGCGGGTGCGCGCGTGGGCCCGCGCCTACCGCGACCTCGCCCTCGCCCACCCCAACCTGGTGCTCCAGATCGTCACCGACGCCGCGGCCGCCTCGGCGGCGGCGATCCAGGTCAGCGAGCCGCTCTACGCCGCGCTGGCCTCCGCCGGCCTGGAGCCCCGCGCCGTCGTGCACGCGGCCGGCACGCTTGTCGACTTCGTCAACGGCTACGCGCTGGGCGCCTCGGCCGCCACGCCCGCCGCCACGGGCGACCACCTCGCCGCGATGGACCCGGCCGTGGTGCCCACGATGCACAAGGTCCACGAGGCGGTCGCGGGCAAGCCGTCCGGCGGCGGCTTCGAGGCCGGCCTGGACATCATCGTGCGCGGCGTCGCCCGATGA
- a CDS encoding nucleoside deaminase, protein MTPDELVAAALSVAEEGLAAGEQPIGAVVALGDEIVGRAYTQEKALGRRLVHADLLAMLEADAALGWRSRPHPLRLAVNLEPCLMCMGTAMALGVREVYFGLASPSDGGAAAIAAWHSDPATPWFAAPLVTGGIRRDESRELFRRWCATVPDSPARRWAQTLADPT, encoded by the coding sequence ATGACGCCGGACGAGCTCGTGGCGGCCGCGCTGTCCGTCGCCGAGGAGGGCCTTGCCGCCGGCGAGCAGCCGATCGGCGCCGTGGTGGCACTGGGCGACGAGATCGTGGGCCGCGCGTACACCCAGGAGAAGGCCCTCGGCCGCCGCCTCGTCCACGCCGACCTGCTCGCGATGCTGGAGGCCGACGCCGCGCTGGGGTGGCGCTCCCGCCCCCATCCCCTGCGCCTCGCGGTCAACCTCGAGCCGTGCCTGATGTGCATGGGCACCGCGATGGCGTTGGGCGTGCGCGAGGTCTACTTCGGACTGGCGTCACCGTCCGACGGCGGCGCGGCCGCCATCGCGGCCTGGCACTCGGACCCGGCGACACCGTGGTTCGCGGCGCCGCTGGTGACCGGAGGCATCCGCCGCGACGAGAGCCGCGAGCTGTTTCGCCGCTGGTGCGCCACAGTCCCCGACTCCCCCGCCCGCCGCTGGGCCCAAACCCTGGCCGATCCCACCTGA
- a CDS encoding pectinesterase family protein has translation MPGQPSMFTVLHRARLGLAAAAGAVVAAVGVVPPASAACPPTLVVAQDGSGDYATVQAAIDAVPVGNTSRVTIRVRPGTYRELVTVPATKPFVSLVGTTGRATDVVITYDNASGTPKPDGTGNYGTTGSSSVFVDGNDFVAKHLTFANSFDEAAHEYSAEQAVAVTTRGDRLVFDNVRFLGNQDTLQPSSPNAATVSRAYYRDCYIEGDVDFIFGRGTAVFDRCEIRSLNRGSATNNGYVTAASTTITNPYGYLFTRCRLTAAPGTADQSVHLGRPWHPSGALDAIAQVLYRDTAMGPHIKDAPWTDMSGFSWREARFAEYRNKGPGATLTPDRPQLAPESAPDYTARRYLAGTDGWNPLH, from the coding sequence ATGCCTGGGCAACCCTCTATGTTCACCGTCCTCCATCGGGCGCGCCTCGGCCTCGCGGCGGCTGCCGGTGCGGTGGTGGCGGCGGTGGGCGTGGTCCCGCCGGCGTCGGCCGCGTGCCCGCCGACGCTTGTCGTGGCGCAGGACGGCAGCGGCGACTACGCGACGGTCCAGGCCGCGATCGACGCGGTGCCGGTGGGCAACACGTCGCGGGTGACCATCCGCGTCCGCCCCGGCACCTACCGGGAGCTTGTCACGGTGCCGGCCACCAAGCCCTTCGTCTCGCTGGTGGGCACCACGGGGCGGGCGACCGACGTCGTCATCACATACGACAACGCGAGCGGCACCCCCAAGCCCGACGGCACCGGCAACTACGGCACGACCGGCAGCTCGTCCGTCTTCGTCGACGGCAACGACTTCGTGGCCAAGCACCTCACGTTCGCCAACTCCTTCGACGAGGCGGCACACGAGTACAGCGCCGAGCAGGCGGTCGCGGTCACCACCCGCGGCGACCGGCTGGTCTTCGACAACGTCAGGTTCCTCGGCAACCAGGACACCCTGCAGCCCAGCAGCCCGAACGCGGCGACGGTCAGCCGCGCCTACTACCGCGACTGCTACATCGAGGGCGACGTCGACTTCATCTTCGGGCGGGGTACGGCGGTCTTCGACCGGTGCGAGATCCGCTCGCTCAACCGCGGCTCGGCGACGAACAACGGCTACGTCACCGCCGCCTCCACGACGATCACCAACCCGTACGGCTACCTCTTCACCCGCTGCCGCCTGACCGCCGCGCCGGGCACGGCCGACCAGAGTGTCCACCTTGGACGCCCGTGGCACCCGAGCGGCGCCCTCGACGCGATCGCGCAGGTCCTCTACCGCGACACGGCGATGGGCCCGCACATCAAGGACGCCCCCTGGACGGACATGTCCGGCTTCTCGTGGCGCGAGGCCCGCTTCGCCGAATACCGCAACAAGGGCCCCGGCGCGACGCTCACGCCCGACCGCCCCCAGCTCGCGCCCGAGTCCGCCCCCGACTACACCGCGCGGCGCTACCTGGCCGGCACCGACGGCTGGAACCCACTGCACTGA
- a CDS encoding caspase family protein, with protein MHGVGDRRALSIGVSRFGPGAEPEEEGLPAAFDALPFAPDRARAVAEIMGRFGYDSAALDKVDELAAASLSGGIWNAARAAGRDGVLVVHVISHGIVTRSGALFAVGADGCHHPLTDVGRWLQDVADFEHHPRTLFLLDLCHAGTAARLPWQPALADGTGRAWVIAACGPSEGAFNGRFSEAVVNVLRAFADREIAIDPARRHIPLATVAREIRREVKRLAEADGALPQEVTGSLVDISVDPPSLPFFPNPGFLESPRTRVRPQVDVGVAPSWTTSTRPSTRAISWSGRPATARSPAGPALAASAAGGGSCRSSPPGWTATTRCRCAW; from the coding sequence ATGCATGGGGTGGGCGACCGGCGTGCGCTCAGCATCGGGGTCAGCCGCTTCGGCCCCGGAGCCGAGCCGGAGGAGGAGGGGCTGCCCGCCGCCTTCGACGCGCTGCCGTTCGCGCCGGACCGGGCGCGTGCCGTCGCCGAGATCATGGGGCGCTTCGGGTACGACAGCGCGGCGCTTGACAAGGTCGACGAGCTTGCCGCCGCGAGCCTCTCCGGCGGCATCTGGAACGCCGCACGCGCCGCCGGCCGGGACGGCGTCCTGGTCGTGCACGTGATCAGCCACGGCATCGTCACCCGCAGCGGTGCGCTCTTCGCGGTCGGCGCCGACGGCTGCCACCACCCGCTCACCGACGTCGGGCGGTGGCTGCAGGACGTAGCCGACTTCGAGCACCACCCGCGCACGCTGTTCCTGCTCGACCTCTGCCACGCCGGCACCGCCGCCCGCCTGCCCTGGCAGCCGGCGCTCGCCGACGGCACCGGCCGGGCCTGGGTGATCGCCGCGTGCGGGCCGAGCGAGGGCGCGTTCAACGGGCGGTTCAGCGAGGCGGTGGTAAACGTGCTGCGCGCGTTCGCCGACCGCGAGATCGCGATCGACCCGGCCCGCCGCCACATCCCGCTGGCCACGGTCGCCCGGGAGATCCGCCGCGAGGTCAAGCGCCTGGCCGAGGCCGACGGCGCGCTCCCGCAGGAGGTCACCGGCAGCCTCGTCGACATCTCGGTGGATCCGCCGAGCCTGCCGTTCTTTCCCAACCCCGGCTTCCTGGAGAGCCCGCGCACGCGGGTCCGGCCCCAGGTCGACGTCGGCGTCGCCCCTTCCTGGACGACGTCGACGAGACCCTCGACCCGCGCCATTTCATGGAGCGGGCGTCCGGCCACGGCTCGCTCGCCGGCGGGCCCGGCGTTGGCTGCTTCAGCGGCCGGCGGCGGGAGCTGCAGGTCCTCTCCGCCTGGCTGGACGGCCACGACGAGGTGCCGCTGCGCGTGGTGA
- a CDS encoding MCE family protein: MIRTGTKLQVLAFLVVSVLGIAYVAVTYVGLGDRLLGRGYLVEADFAEAGGIFPNAPVTFRGSPAGRVTAVRLHGDGVRVRMRLDGDVRVPDALRAVVTQRSAVGEQYLDLRPERDTGPYLTDGSVIPRDRTGTPIAAETLLANLDALVRSVDPDDLAVVIDELGTAFEGNETALRTILDAGDALLTDAAASLPETVALIRDGRTALTAQADSAGAIREWADGLAKLAETLRDSDADLRRLLAVTPPAAAELVTLLRDLEPAIGTLLGNLVSVNGVAARRLPGIEQILVVYPLAVAGGFTVTPGDGTAHLGLVVNVDDPPSCKYGTSTKCTAADRARGSGVRSTANAPRPGGAEPAPRPGTTPPPGSSPRRTAARCGSARPAGRGGSPANSPGSSCCSRDSHRSHFSSGRLSCPRAKSARSSW; this comes from the coding sequence ATGATCCGGACGGGTACGAAGCTCCAGGTGCTCGCGTTCCTCGTCGTGAGCGTGCTCGGCATCGCGTACGTCGCGGTCACCTACGTCGGTCTCGGCGATCGGCTGCTCGGCCGCGGGTACCTCGTGGAGGCCGACTTCGCCGAGGCCGGCGGCATCTTCCCGAACGCGCCGGTCACCTTCCGCGGCTCGCCGGCCGGCCGGGTGACCGCGGTGCGGCTGCACGGCGACGGGGTGCGCGTGCGGATGCGGCTCGACGGCGACGTGCGGGTGCCGGACGCGCTCCGGGCCGTGGTGACGCAGCGTTCCGCGGTCGGCGAGCAGTACCTGGACCTGCGCCCCGAGCGGGACACCGGCCCGTACCTGACCGACGGGTCGGTCATCCCGCGCGACCGCACCGGCACCCCGATCGCCGCCGAGACGCTGCTGGCCAACCTCGACGCGCTGGTCCGCTCGGTCGACCCGGACGACCTCGCGGTGGTCATCGACGAGCTGGGCACCGCGTTCGAGGGGAACGAGACCGCGCTGCGCACGATCCTCGACGCCGGCGACGCGCTGCTGACCGACGCCGCCGCGAGCCTGCCGGAGACCGTCGCGCTGATCCGGGACGGTCGCACGGCGCTCACCGCGCAGGCCGACTCGGCAGGTGCCATCCGCGAGTGGGCGGACGGGCTGGCCAAGCTCGCTGAGACGCTGCGCGACTCCGACGCCGACCTGCGCCGGCTCCTCGCCGTCACCCCGCCGGCCGCCGCGGAGCTCGTCACGCTGCTGCGCGACCTCGAGCCGGCGATCGGCACGCTGCTGGGCAACCTCGTCTCGGTGAACGGTGTCGCCGCCCGCCGGCTGCCCGGCATCGAGCAGATCCTCGTCGTGTACCCGCTCGCGGTCGCCGGCGGCTTCACCGTTACGCCCGGCGACGGCACCGCGCACCTCGGGCTGGTCGTCAACGTCGACGACCCGCCGTCCTGCAAGTACGGCACGTCCACGAAGTGCACCGCCGCCGACCGGGCGCGCGGCTCGGGCGTGCGCAGCACCGCCAACGCCCCGCGCCCGGGCGGCGCCGAACCGGCACCCCGGCCGGGTACGACCCCGCCACCGGGCTCGTCACCGCGGCGGACGGCAGCCCGCTGCGGTTCGGCACGACCGGCGGGCAGGGGCGGCTCGCCGGCGAACAGTCCTGGAAGCAGCTGCTGCTCGCGGGACTCGCACCGTAGCCATTTCTCGTCAGGGAGGCTCTCATGCCCACGCGCGAAGAGCGCACGCTCAAGCTGGTGA
- a CDS encoding MCE family protein — protein sequence MKQQPKKTLRCAPRFPGAPATLTPAALALVLLAGGCGLPSLADVPLPGGAPSGPGYRVTAEFVDVLDLVERAAVKVDDVTVGSVEDISLDGWTAKVRLRLDRGVRLPANATAAVRQTSLLGEKFVAVSAPVTEAARGTLTDGATIPLVRTKRGAEVEEVLAALGLLLNGGGLAQLKTISQELGGALDGREAEAKDALRQLDAFVGGLDAQKADLVRAIDALDRLTGRLDKQKAVIGDAVDVLAPGITVLAEQREQLTAALNALGELGKVGSRVITASKDDTVASLRALQPILERLAEAGDALPKSLDFMLSYPFPPNVTGAIVGDFVNLSITADLDAATILSNLVAAAPRPVAPRGPAAPGSAGPSGGGGPSKAPPAKPALPGQLPPLCLPLDGILPPQWVPPKECELPEGCKLLKPGSPLPLGALVVPKDGLLPQGTVFPAGTKLAAGTILTVQCLLNPVTGAVEGIVGGVGDLLGGGG from the coding sequence ATGAAACAGCAGCCCAAGAAGACGCTCCGCTGCGCTCCACGTTTTCCCGGGGCCCCCGCGACCCTGACCCCGGCGGCACTCGCGCTGGTCCTGCTGGCCGGCGGGTGCGGCCTGCCCAGCCTCGCCGACGTCCCGCTGCCCGGCGGCGCGCCGTCCGGCCCCGGCTACCGCGTCACCGCCGAGTTCGTCGACGTGCTCGACCTCGTCGAGCGGGCCGCCGTGAAGGTCGACGACGTCACCGTCGGCAGCGTCGAGGACATCTCGCTCGACGGCTGGACCGCCAAGGTGCGGCTGCGCCTCGACCGCGGCGTGCGGCTTCCCGCCAACGCGACCGCCGCCGTGCGGCAGACAAGCCTGCTGGGGGAGAAGTTCGTCGCGGTGTCCGCGCCGGTCACCGAGGCGGCGCGGGGCACGCTCACCGACGGTGCCACCATTCCGCTGGTACGGACGAAGCGCGGCGCCGAGGTCGAGGAGGTCCTCGCCGCACTCGGCCTGCTGCTCAACGGCGGCGGCCTCGCCCAGCTCAAGACCATCAGCCAGGAGCTTGGCGGCGCGCTCGACGGCCGCGAGGCCGAGGCGAAGGACGCGCTGCGGCAGCTCGACGCGTTCGTCGGCGGCCTGGACGCGCAGAAGGCCGACCTGGTGCGCGCGATCGACGCGCTGGACCGGCTCACCGGCCGCCTCGACAAGCAGAAGGCGGTCATCGGCGACGCGGTCGACGTGCTCGCGCCCGGCATCACGGTCCTCGCCGAGCAGCGCGAGCAGCTCACCGCCGCGCTGAACGCGTTGGGCGAGCTGGGCAAGGTCGGCAGCCGCGTGATTACCGCGAGCAAGGACGACACGGTCGCCAGCCTCCGCGCGCTCCAGCCGATCCTCGAGCGGCTCGCCGAGGCCGGCGACGCGCTGCCGAAGTCGCTGGACTTCATGCTCTCGTACCCGTTTCCGCCGAACGTGACCGGCGCGATCGTCGGCGACTTCGTCAACCTCTCCATCACCGCCGACCTCGACGCCGCCACGATCCTGTCCAACCTGGTGGCGGCCGCGCCCCGACCGGTGGCCCCGCGCGGCCCCGCCGCTCCGGGATCGGCCGGGCCGTCAGGCGGCGGCGGCCCGTCGAAGGCGCCGCCCGCGAAGCCGGCGCTCCCTGGACAGCTGCCGCCGCTGTGCCTCCCGCTCGACGGGATCCTGCCGCCGCAGTGGGTGCCGCCGAAGGAGTGCGAGCTGCCGGAGGGCTGCAAGCTGCTCAAGCCGGGCTCGCCGCTGCCGCTCGGCGCGCTCGTCGTGCCGAAGGACGGACTGCTGCCGCAGGGCACGGTCTTCCCGGCCGGCACCAAGCTCGCCGCGGGCACGATCCTGACCGTGCAGTGCCTGCTCAACCCCGTAACCGGGGCCGTCGAGGGCATCGTCGGCGGCGTCGGCGACCTGCTCGGCGGGGGAGGCTGA
- a CDS encoding MCE family protein: MRWRVPLALAVSTVVAVAACAVVRDEPERRLVAHFDRVVGVHPGSDVRVLGVRVGRVVAVEPEGRTVRVEMRYDRDWPVPAGAQAVIVPPSVVSDRYVQLTPAYGGGPVLADGAELPVERTAAPMEVDDIYRALDDFNRALGPRGANADGALTDLLAAGRANLEGNGEALGETLDGLSRALDTLSDGRQDLFGTVGNLQEFTTALARSDQQVRSFNAQLAGVAQQLAGERDELAAALRNLATALADVTTFVRENRTALASNVDALADVTGILVRQQRSLIEILDVAPLALSNLNLAYNPRSGTLDTRDNLLGPYDPASFVCSLMVDLLPAQKVARKCFQLAQTLQAKKLPMTDQLRKLLKLPPAAKTPAPAPAPAPQPEPVDTVDRTLGGILRGTS; the protein is encoded by the coding sequence ATGCGGTGGCGTGTCCCGCTGGCGCTCGCGGTGTCCACAGTGGTCGCCGTCGCGGCGTGCGCGGTCGTGCGGGACGAGCCGGAGCGGCGGCTCGTCGCCCACTTCGACCGCGTGGTCGGCGTGCACCCCGGCTCCGACGTCCGTGTGCTCGGCGTCCGCGTCGGGCGGGTGGTCGCCGTGGAGCCGGAAGGGCGCACCGTGCGGGTCGAGATGCGCTACGACCGCGACTGGCCGGTGCCGGCGGGCGCGCAGGCGGTCATCGTCCCGCCCAGCGTGGTCAGTGACCGGTACGTCCAGCTCACCCCCGCGTACGGCGGTGGTCCGGTCCTCGCCGACGGCGCCGAGCTGCCGGTGGAGCGCACCGCCGCGCCCATGGAGGTCGACGACATCTACCGGGCGCTCGACGACTTCAACCGCGCGCTGGGGCCGCGCGGCGCCAACGCCGACGGCGCGCTGACCGACCTGCTGGCCGCCGGCCGGGCCAACCTGGAAGGCAACGGTGAAGCGCTCGGCGAGACGCTCGACGGGCTGTCCCGCGCGCTCGACACGCTCTCGGACGGGCGGCAGGACCTTTTCGGCACGGTCGGCAACCTCCAGGAGTTCACCACCGCGCTGGCCCGCAGCGACCAGCAGGTCCGCTCGTTCAACGCGCAGCTCGCCGGGGTGGCGCAGCAGCTCGCCGGCGAGCGCGACGAACTGGCCGCCGCGCTGCGGAACCTGGCGACGGCGCTGGCCGACGTGACCACCTTCGTCAGGGAAAACCGCACCGCGCTGGCGTCCAACGTGGACGCGCTCGCCGACGTCACCGGCATCCTCGTGCGCCAGCAGCGCTCGCTCATCGAGATCCTGGACGTGGCGCCGCTCGCACTGTCCAATCTCAACCTCGCGTACAACCCGCGATCAGGCACATTGGACACTCGCGACAACCTGCTCGGCCCGTACGACCCGGCGAGCTTCGTCTGCTCGCTGATGGTCGACCTGCTGCCGGCGCAGAAGGTGGCGCGCAAGTGCTTCCAGCTCGCGCAGACGCTGCAGGCGAAGAAGCTGCCGATGACCGACCAGCTCCGCAAGCTGCTGAAGCTCCCGCCCGCGGCCAAGACCCCCGCGCCCGCACCGGCACCGGCGCCCCAGCCGGAGCCCGTGGACACAGTGGACCGCACGCTCGGCGGGATCCTGCGAGGTACCTCATGA
- a CDS encoding MCE family protein, giving the protein MKRHPRVTGAVSLAILALLVLAAFRLDGITSIGDPAYRAAFRDASGLAPGNEVRVAGVRVGKVTEVGLARGPAGPYVRVRFRLDDEGVRLGERTGATIRIKTVLGQKYLALAPEGPGRLPEDAEIPLDRTAAPFDVIQAVTGLAETVDDIDSAQLGEAFTTLAQTFADTPASVESSLSGLSRLSRTVASRDAELRELLGRARTVTAVLAERDEEFRKLVADGDALLREVSRRRDAIHELLAGTNQLAAELSGLVTDNRERLRPALDQLRGVVATLQRNRDNLTATIEGMAPFVNAFANVVGNGRWFDSYVRGLLQPYQPSVGGG; this is encoded by the coding sequence ATGAAGCGGCACCCCCGCGTCACCGGCGCGGTAAGTCTCGCCATCCTGGCCCTGCTCGTGCTCGCCGCGTTCCGGCTCGACGGCATCACCTCGATCGGCGACCCGGCCTACCGGGCGGCCTTCCGCGACGCGAGCGGCCTGGCGCCCGGCAACGAGGTGCGCGTCGCGGGCGTACGCGTCGGCAAGGTGACCGAGGTCGGCCTCGCGCGCGGCCCAGCCGGCCCGTACGTGCGGGTGCGCTTCCGCCTCGACGACGAAGGCGTGCGCCTGGGCGAGCGGACCGGCGCCACGATCCGCATCAAGACGGTGCTCGGCCAGAAGTACCTCGCGCTCGCGCCCGAAGGGCCGGGCCGGCTGCCCGAGGACGCGGAGATCCCGCTCGACCGCACGGCCGCGCCGTTCGACGTGATCCAGGCGGTGACCGGGCTGGCCGAGACCGTCGACGACATCGACTCCGCGCAGCTGGGGGAGGCGTTCACCACGCTGGCGCAGACGTTCGCGGACACGCCGGCGAGTGTCGAGTCGTCGCTGTCCGGGCTGTCCCGGCTCTCCCGGACCGTCGCCAGCCGCGACGCCGAGCTGCGCGAGCTGCTCGGCCGCGCGCGCACGGTCACCGCGGTGCTGGCCGAGCGGGACGAGGAGTTTCGCAAGCTGGTCGCCGACGGTGACGCGCTGCTGCGCGAGGTGAGCCGCCGCCGGGACGCCATCCACGAGCTGCTCGCCGGCACCAACCAGCTCGCCGCCGAGCTGTCCGGCCTGGTCACCGACAACCGTGAGCGGCTGCGCCCGGCCCTTGACCAGCTGCGTGGCGTCGTGGCGACCCTCCAGCGCAACCGGGACAACCTGACCGCGACCATCGAGGGGATGGCGCCGTTCGTCAACGCGTTCGCCAACGTGGTGGGCAACGGTCGGTGGTTCGACTCGTACGTCCGCGGGCTTCTCCAGCCGTACCAGCCATCGGTCGGGGGTGGCTGA
- a CDS encoding MCE family protein, whose amino-acid sequence MSVRGPLIKLVAFAAVTVVLTAMLAQTLGSFTGGGTEYRARFTDVTGLLEGDDVRIAGVRVGQVEGIEVVDNTVAEVAFTVDGDIPLATGVRAKIRYRNLVGQRYVALSEGPGDSRPLPAGGLIPLAQTTPALDLTTLFNGFRPLFTALSPDDVNKLAYEIIQVLQGEGPTVSGLLRRTASLTNTLADRDEVIGRVVTNLNGVLSTLADRDESLDTTIVQLQSFVSGLSTDRLAIGEAVANLGELTGATADLLTDARPAIRSDVAALEEVAGTLNRNSDVIDRTLGTLPERYESLTRVASYGSWFNFFLCDFDGRVTLPGAGAVTPAGLNSPAARCDTSGGAR is encoded by the coding sequence ATGAGCGTGCGTGGACCGTTGATCAAGCTTGTCGCGTTCGCCGCCGTCACGGTGGTGCTGACCGCGATGCTGGCGCAGACGCTCGGCTCGTTCACCGGCGGCGGTACCGAGTACCGGGCCCGGTTCACCGACGTGACCGGCCTGCTCGAAGGCGACGACGTGCGGATCGCCGGCGTACGGGTGGGGCAGGTCGAGGGCATCGAGGTCGTCGACAACACGGTCGCCGAGGTGGCGTTCACCGTGGACGGCGACATCCCGCTCGCGACGGGCGTCCGCGCGAAGATCCGCTACCGCAACCTCGTCGGCCAGCGGTACGTCGCGCTCAGCGAGGGCCCCGGCGACAGCCGGCCGCTGCCCGCCGGTGGCCTGATCCCGCTCGCGCAGACGACCCCGGCGCTCGACCTGACCACGCTGTTCAACGGGTTCCGGCCGCTGTTCACCGCGCTGTCGCCGGACGACGTCAACAAGCTCGCGTACGAGATCATCCAGGTGCTGCAGGGCGAGGGACCGACGGTGAGCGGCCTGCTGCGGCGCACCGCCTCCCTGACCAACACGCTCGCCGACCGCGACGAGGTCATCGGCCGGGTGGTCACCAACCTCAACGGGGTTCTGTCCACACTGGCCGATCGTGACGAGAGCCTGGACACCACGATCGTCCAGCTGCAGAGCTTCGTCAGCGGGCTCTCCACCGACCGGTTGGCGATCGGCGAGGCCGTCGCCAACCTCGGCGAGCTGACCGGCGCGACAGCCGACCTGCTGACCGACGCCCGCCCGGCCATCCGCTCCGACGTCGCCGCGCTGGAGGAGGTCGCCGGCACGCTCAACCGCAACTCGGACGTCATCGACCGCACGCTCGGCACGCTTCCCGAGAGGTACGAGTCGCTGACCCGGGTCGCGTCGTACGGCTCGTGGTTCAACTTCTTCCTCTGCGACTTCGACGGCCGGGTCACCCTGCCCGGCGCGGGCGCGGTCACCCCGGCCGGCCTCAACTCGCCCGCGGCCCGCTGCGACACCTCGGGAGGCGCCCGATGA
- a CDS encoding MCE family protein → MRHRVLGIAFVLILVAGLAASVLQYRKAFTPVTWVTLRAERAGMQLSTGADVKLRGVVVGDVRSVDSDGGGARLRLALDPDLARQVPGDVTARLLPKTLFGERYVALVAPPGASGRPIHDGAVITQDRSQNGVELERVLDEALPLLQSIRPDRLAAVLGALAAALDGRGEQLGRNLELTAAYLGELNKQMPVIAEDVRKLSTVLGAYDAALPDLLSILRDVTVTAGTVVDQRAELSAFLASATGAADTTRLFLDRHDDQLIRLGDVSRPVLELLAAYAPEYPCLMRGLVALQPRVEESFEGGKFHITLEITKDGGKYERGRDEPVYGAKDGPQCRGLPSPGVPAPGHAINDGYDYGADRSSPKLPIGLPSTTQAAAGTRPPDAPGDMGSAGTAAERDLIKPIIGAVTGVLPATVPDIAVLLWGPLLRGAVVNAP, encoded by the coding sequence ATGAGACACCGGGTCCTGGGCATCGCGTTCGTGCTGATCCTCGTCGCCGGGCTGGCCGCCTCCGTGCTCCAGTACCGCAAGGCGTTCACGCCGGTCACCTGGGTGACGCTGCGCGCCGAGCGGGCGGGCATGCAGCTGAGCACCGGCGCCGACGTCAAGCTGCGCGGCGTGGTCGTCGGCGACGTGCGGTCGGTCGACAGCGACGGCGGGGGAGCGCGGCTGCGCCTCGCGCTGGACCCGGACCTGGCCCGCCAGGTGCCCGGCGACGTCACGGCGCGGCTGCTGCCCAAGACGCTGTTCGGCGAGCGGTACGTGGCACTCGTCGCCCCGCCCGGCGCCAGCGGCCGGCCGATCCACGACGGCGCGGTCATCACACAGGACCGCAGCCAGAACGGCGTCGAGCTGGAACGCGTGCTCGACGAGGCGCTGCCGTTGCTGCAGTCGATCCGGCCGGACCGGCTCGCCGCGGTGCTCGGCGCGCTCGCCGCCGCGCTCGACGGGCGGGGCGAGCAGCTCGGCCGAAACCTGGAGCTGACCGCCGCGTACCTGGGCGAGCTGAACAAGCAGATGCCGGTCATCGCCGAGGACGTGCGCAAGCTGTCCACGGTGCTCGGCGCCTACGACGCGGCCCTGCCCGACCTGCTCTCGATCCTGCGCGACGTGACGGTCACCGCCGGTACGGTGGTCGACCAGCGGGCCGAGCTGTCCGCGTTCCTCGCGAGTGCCACCGGCGCCGCCGACACCACCCGCCTCTTCCTCGACCGCCACGACGACCAGCTGATCCGGCTCGGTGACGTGAGCCGGCCGGTGCTCGAGCTGCTGGCCGCCTACGCGCCGGAGTACCCGTGCCTCATGCGCGGCCTCGTGGCGCTCCAGCCACGCGTCGAGGAGTCGTTCGAAGGCGGGAAGTTCCACATCACGCTGGAGATAACGAAGGACGGCGGCAAGTACGAGCGCGGCCGCGACGAGCCGGTGTACGGCGCGAAGGACGGTCCGCAGTGCCGCGGCCTGCCCAGCCCGGGGGTGCCCGCGCCCGGCCACGCCATCAACGACGGCTACGACTACGGCGCCGACCGCAGCTCACCCAAGCTGCCGATCGGCCTGCCCTCCACGACCCAGGCGGCGGCCGGCACGCGACCGCCGGACGCACCCGGCGACATGGGCTCGGCCGGCACCGCGGCGGAGCGCGACCTGATCAAGCCGATCATCGGTGCCGTCACCGGCGTCCTGCCGGCCACCGTCCCCGACATCGCGGTGCTGTTGTGGGGACCGCTGCTGCGCGGAGCGGTGGTGAACGCGCCATGA